From Streptomyces asiaticus, one genomic window encodes:
- the hpf gene encoding ribosome hibernation-promoting factor, HPF/YfiA family: protein MDIVVKGRKTEVPERFRKHVAEKLKLDKIQKLDGKVISLDVEVSKEHNPRQSDRADRVEITLRSRGPVIRAEAAAADPYAALDLAASKLEARMRKQHDKRHTRRGNGRIPASDVAITVPNAARINGHGDIAPQRTAETVPTTRMGPLEVQGEGPLVVREKTHAAAPMSLDQALYEMELVGHDFYLFVDSDTNRPSVVYRRHGYDYGVIHLQPEAFVGEAAGGAGGALGG from the coding sequence GTGGACATCGTCGTCAAGGGCCGTAAAACTGAGGTGCCCGAGCGGTTCCGGAAGCACGTGGCCGAGAAGCTGAAGCTGGATAAGATCCAGAAGCTCGACGGCAAGGTGATCAGCCTCGACGTCGAGGTGTCCAAGGAGCACAACCCGCGGCAGTCCGACCGCGCCGACCGAGTGGAGATCACACTTCGCTCGCGTGGCCCGGTGATCCGGGCGGAGGCCGCCGCGGCCGATCCGTACGCAGCGCTGGACCTGGCGGCCAGCAAGCTGGAGGCACGGATGCGCAAGCAGCACGACAAGCGCCATACCCGCCGGGGCAACGGTCGCATTCCGGCCAGCGACGTGGCCATCACCGTGCCCAACGCGGCGCGCATCAACGGGCATGGGGATATCGCCCCCCAGCGCACGGCGGAGACCGTCCCCACCACCCGGATGGGCCCCCTGGAAGTCCAGGGCGAGGGCCCCCTGGTGGTCCGGGAGAAGACTCACGCCGCGGCTCCCATGTCGCTCGACCAGGCTCTCTACGAGATGGAGCTGGTCGGGCACGACTTCTATCTGTTCGTCGACTCCGACACCAATCGACCCAGCGTCGTCTACCGGCGGCATGGTTATGACTACGGGGTGATTCATCTTCAGCCGGAAGCGTTCGTCGGAGAGGCAGCCGGCGGCGCCGGTGGCGCACTCGGTGGCTGA
- the secA gene encoding preprotein translocase subunit SecA encodes MSVLNKLMRAGEGKILRKLHRIADQVNSIEEDFLSLSDAELRALTDEYKQRYDDGESLDDLMPEAFATVREAAKRVLGQRHYDVQLMGGAALHLGYVAEMKTGEGKTLVGTLPAYLNALSGKGVHLITVNDYLAERDSEWMGRVHRFLGLEVGCILANMTPAQRREQYACDITYGTNNEFGFDYLRDNMAWSKDELVQRGHNYAIVDEVDSILVDEARTPLIISGPADQATKWYGDFAKLVTRLTRGQAAEPQKGQEETGDYEVDEKKRTVGIHESGVTKVEDWLGIDNLYESVNTPLVGYLNNAIKAKELFKKDKDYVVMDGEVMIVDEHTGRILAGRRYNEGMHQAIEAKEGVEIKDENQTLATITLQNFFRLYDKLSGMTGTAMTEAAEFHQIYKLGVVPIPTHRPLARLDQSDLIYRTEVAKFDAVVEDIVEKHTKGQPVLVGTTSVEKSEYLSQQLAKRGVPHEVLNAKQHDREATIVAQAGRKGAVTVATNMAGRGTDIKLGGNPDDLAEAELRQRGLDPVEHSEEWAAALPAALEKAEAAVKAEFEEVKELGGLYVLGTERHESRRIDNQLRGRSGRQGDPGESRFYLSLGDDLMRLFKAQMVERVMAMANVPDDVPIENKMVTRAIASAQSQVEQQNFETRKNVLKYDEVLNRQREVIYGERRRVLEGENLQDQVGHFMNDTIEAYVRAETVEGFAEEWDLDRLWSAFKQLYPVSVTIEELEEEAGDRAGITAEFIEESIKDDIHQQYEAREEQLGSEIMRELERRVVLSVLDRKWREHLYEMDYLQEGIGLRAMAQKDPLVEYQREGFDMFQAMMEGIKEESVGYLFNLEVQVEQQVEEVPVEVAEEQVALEKDVQDAVPAGAPSAGSSAARPEIRAKGLEAPQRPDRLHFSAPTVDGEGGVVEGDFPNGETPPAPRSEADGLTRAERRKAQKGRRRKK; translated from the coding sequence GTGTCCGTCCTCAACAAGCTCATGCGTGCAGGCGAAGGAAAGATCCTGCGCAAGCTGCACCGCATCGCGGACCAGGTCAATTCCATCGAAGAGGACTTCCTGTCCCTCTCCGACGCCGAGCTGCGCGCCCTCACCGACGAGTACAAGCAGCGGTATGACGACGGTGAGTCCCTCGACGACCTGATGCCCGAAGCGTTCGCCACGGTGCGCGAGGCGGCCAAGCGGGTGCTCGGACAGCGTCACTACGACGTCCAGCTGATGGGCGGCGCGGCGCTGCATCTCGGGTATGTCGCCGAGATGAAGACCGGTGAGGGCAAGACCCTGGTCGGCACCCTCCCGGCGTATCTGAACGCGCTGTCGGGCAAGGGCGTCCACCTCATCACGGTCAACGACTACCTGGCCGAGCGCGACTCCGAGTGGATGGGCCGGGTACACCGCTTCCTCGGCCTGGAGGTCGGCTGCATCCTCGCCAACATGACCCCGGCGCAGCGCCGCGAGCAGTACGCGTGCGACATCACCTACGGCACCAACAACGAGTTCGGCTTCGACTATCTGCGCGACAACATGGCGTGGTCGAAGGACGAGCTGGTCCAGCGCGGCCACAACTACGCGATCGTCGACGAGGTCGACTCGATCCTGGTGGACGAGGCCCGTACGCCGCTGATCATCTCCGGCCCGGCCGACCAGGCCACCAAGTGGTACGGCGACTTCGCCAAGCTGGTCACCCGGCTCACCCGGGGCCAGGCCGCCGAGCCGCAGAAGGGCCAGGAGGAGACCGGGGACTACGAGGTCGACGAGAAGAAGCGCACCGTCGGCATCCATGAGTCCGGGGTCACCAAGGTCGAGGACTGGCTGGGGATCGACAACCTCTACGAGTCGGTCAACACCCCGCTGGTCGGCTACCTCAACAACGCGATCAAGGCCAAGGAGCTCTTCAAGAAGGACAAGGACTACGTCGTCATGGACGGCGAAGTCATGATCGTCGACGAGCACACCGGCCGTATCCTCGCGGGCCGCCGCTACAACGAGGGCATGCACCAGGCCATCGAGGCGAAGGAAGGGGTGGAGATCAAGGACGAGAACCAGACGCTCGCCACGATCACCCTCCAGAACTTCTTCCGCCTGTACGACAAGCTCTCCGGCATGACCGGTACGGCGATGACCGAGGCCGCCGAGTTCCACCAGATCTACAAGCTCGGCGTGGTCCCGATCCCGACCCACCGCCCCCTCGCCCGGCTCGACCAGTCCGACCTGATCTACCGCACCGAGGTCGCGAAGTTCGACGCGGTGGTCGAGGACATCGTCGAGAAGCACACCAAGGGCCAGCCGGTCCTGGTCGGCACGACCTCCGTGGAGAAGTCCGAGTACCTCTCCCAGCAGCTCGCCAAGCGCGGGGTGCCGCATGAGGTGCTCAACGCCAAGCAGCACGACCGGGAGGCGACGATCGTCGCCCAGGCCGGCCGTAAGGGCGCCGTGACCGTCGCGACCAACATGGCGGGCCGCGGTACCGACATCAAGCTCGGTGGCAACCCCGACGACCTCGCCGAGGCCGAGCTGCGCCAGCGCGGTCTGGACCCGGTGGAGCACTCCGAGGAGTGGGCCGCCGCGCTGCCCGCCGCCCTGGAGAAGGCCGAGGCCGCGGTCAAGGCCGAGTTCGAGGAGGTCAAGGAGCTCGGCGGGCTGTATGTGCTGGGCACCGAGCGCCATGAGTCGCGCCGGATCGACAACCAGCTGCGCGGCCGCTCCGGCCGTCAGGGCGACCCCGGCGAGTCCCGCTTCTACCTCTCCCTCGGCGACGACCTGATGCGGCTGTTCAAGGCGCAGATGGTCGAGCGCGTCATGGCGATGGCGAACGTCCCGGACGACGTCCCGATCGAGAACAAGATGGTCACGCGGGCCATCGCCTCCGCCCAGTCGCAGGTCGAGCAGCAGAACTTCGAGACCCGTAAGAACGTCCTGAAGTACGACGAGGTCCTCAACCGCCAGCGCGAGGTCATCTACGGCGAGCGCCGCCGGGTCCTGGAGGGCGAGAACCTTCAGGACCAGGTCGGCCACTTCATGAACGACACCATCGAGGCCTATGTGCGGGCGGAGACGGTCGAGGGCTTCGCGGAGGAGTGGGACCTGGACCGGCTGTGGAGCGCCTTCAAGCAGCTCTACCCGGTCAGCGTGACCATCGAGGAGCTGGAGGAGGAGGCCGGCGACCGCGCCGGGATCACCGCCGAGTTCATCGAGGAGTCCATCAAGGACGACATCCACCAGCAGTACGAGGCGCGCGAGGAGCAGCTGGGCTCCGAGATCATGCGTGAGCTGGAGCGGCGGGTCGTGCTCTCCGTCCTGGACCGCAAGTGGCGCGAGCACCTCTACGAGATGGACTACCTCCAGGAGGGCATCGGGCTGCGCGCGATGGCCCAGAAGGACCCGCTGGTCGAGTACCAGCGCGAGGGCTTCGACATGTTCCAGGCCATGATGGAGGGCATCAAGGAGGAGTCCGTCGGCTATCTGTTCAACCTGGAGGTCCAGGTCGAGCAGCAGGTCGAGGAGGTGCCGGTCGAGGTGGCGGAGGAGCAGGTCGCCCTCGAGAAGGACGTGCAGGACGCGGTGCCGGCGGGCGCGCCGTCCGCGGGCTCCTCGGCCGCCCGCCCCGAGATCCGCGCCAAGGGCCTGGAGGCCCCGCAGCGGCCGGACCGGCTGCACTTCTCCGCTCCGACGGTGGACGGGGAGGGCGGTGTCGTCGAGGGCGACTTCCCCAATGGCGAGACGCCGCCGGCGCCGCGGTCGGAGGCCGATGGGCTGACGCGTGCGGAGCGGCGGAAGGCGCAGAAGGGGC
- a CDS encoding ComF family protein, with protein MRGWWQEISDLVLPADCAGCGRPGGTLCDRCRGALRGTGARRVEPSPAPPGLPVVHAAVDYVDEARAVLLAHKERGALRLARPLGETLARAVRAACPGGGPGAGPRGRAAVGSGAVCGARPGTRPGAGPGVRPRGGPLLLVPVPSARRSVGARGHDPARRIALAAASVLRADGRPARVPAVLCQRRRVTDQSGLDARQRRANVTGALGAVPGGGRLLVAGPVVVVDDLMTTGASLAEAARAVTAAGGLVIGAAVVAAPLTAANRN; from the coding sequence ATGCGGGGCTGGTGGCAGGAGATCTCCGATCTGGTGCTGCCGGCCGACTGCGCCGGATGCGGTCGGCCAGGCGGCACGTTGTGTGACCGTTGTCGTGGAGCGCTGCGGGGGACCGGGGCGCGCCGGGTGGAGCCGAGCCCGGCGCCGCCTGGGCTGCCGGTGGTCCACGCGGCGGTGGATTACGTGGACGAGGCGCGGGCCGTGCTGCTCGCGCACAAGGAGCGGGGAGCGCTCCGGCTGGCGCGGCCGCTGGGCGAGACGCTGGCGAGAGCCGTGCGGGCGGCCTGCCCCGGCGGCGGGCCCGGTGCGGGGCCCCGAGGGCGGGCGGCCGTGGGATCGGGCGCGGTCTGCGGGGCGAGACCGGGTACGAGACCCGGTGCCGGGCCGGGGGTGAGACCTCGCGGAGGGCCGCTGCTGCTGGTGCCGGTGCCGTCGGCTCGGCGCTCGGTGGGCGCCCGGGGGCATGACCCGGCCCGGCGGATCGCGCTCGCCGCGGCGAGCGTGCTGCGCGCCGACGGGCGCCCGGCGAGGGTCCCGGCCGTGCTGTGCCAGCGGCGCCGGGTGACCGACCAGTCGGGGCTGGACGCGCGGCAGCGGCGGGCGAATGTGACCGGGGCGCTGGGTGCGGTCCCCGGCGGCGGACGGCTGCTGGTGGCGGGCCCCGTAGTGGTGGTGGACGATCTGATGACCACAGGAGCCTCGCTCGCGGAGGCGGCGCGGGCGGTGACGGCGGCCGGAGGGCTGGTCATCGGCGCGGCCGTGGTCGCAGCACCTCTGACGGCCGCCAACCGGAACTGA
- a CDS encoding response regulator encodes MADSFGPVSDAGEDHGVGPDGGEPRGEPRKEPIRVLVVDDHALFRRGLEIVLAQEEDIQVVGEAGDGAEAVDKAADLLPDIVLMDVRMPKRGGIEACTAIKEVAPSAKIIMLTISDEEADLYDAIKAGATGYLLKEISTDEVSTAIRAVADGQSQISPSMAAKLLTEFKSMIQRTDERRLVPAPRLTDRELEVLKLVATGMNNRDIAKELFISENTVKNHVRNILEKLQLHSRMEAVVYAMREKILEIR; translated from the coding sequence ATGGCGGACAGCTTCGGGCCCGTGTCCGACGCCGGTGAAGACCATGGCGTCGGTCCGGACGGGGGCGAGCCGCGCGGCGAACCGCGCAAGGAGCCGATTCGGGTCCTCGTCGTGGACGACCACGCGCTCTTCCGGCGTGGATTGGAGATCGTCCTGGCCCAGGAGGAGGACATCCAGGTCGTCGGCGAGGCGGGGGACGGGGCCGAGGCCGTGGACAAGGCGGCGGATCTGCTGCCGGACATCGTCCTGATGGATGTGCGGATGCCCAAGCGCGGGGGGATCGAGGCGTGCACCGCCATCAAGGAGGTGGCACCCAGCGCCAAGATCATCATGCTGACGATCAGCGATGAGGAAGCCGATCTCTACGACGCGATCAAGGCAGGGGCCACGGGCTATCTGCTGAAGGAGATCTCGACCGACGAGGTCTCGACCGCGATCCGGGCGGTGGCGGACGGCCAGTCGCAGATCAGCCCGTCGATGGCGGCCAAGCTGCTGACCGAGTTCAAGTCGATGATCCAGCGCACCGACGAGCGGCGGCTGGTGCCCGCGCCCCGGCTCACCGACCGGGAGCTGGAGGTGCTCAAGCTGGTGGCGACCGGAATGAACAACCGGGACATCGCCAAGGAGCTGTTCATCAGCGAGAACACCGTGAAGAACCACGTGCGCAACATTCTGGAGAAATTGCAGCTGCACTCCAGGATGGAGGCCGTGGTGTACGCGATGCGGGAGAAGATCCTCGAGATCAGGTGA
- a CDS encoding GNAT family N-acetyltransferase, giving the protein MEPVTLTTERLVLRPFRPSDTDAVFAACQDPDIQRWTSVPSPYERAHAEDFTGRICPENWRDDVTYDFAVVTKSDGALVGAMGLVRLAHLRSPEHQAELGYWTAREQRRRGYTGEAARAVIEWAFTRLGVERLEWCSEAGNEGSRAVALGVGFRMEGTDRARIVHQGTRRDAWRGALLPSDWGLPSTMPYLPAKAAVAANAPQEPEASGRADRADRASTAPSVA; this is encoded by the coding sequence ATGGAGCCTGTCACCCTCACCACCGAGCGCCTGGTCCTGCGCCCCTTCCGGCCCTCCGACACGGACGCGGTCTTCGCCGCTTGTCAGGACCCGGACATCCAGCGATGGACCAGCGTGCCCTCCCCGTACGAACGCGCGCACGCGGAGGACTTCACCGGCCGGATCTGCCCCGAGAACTGGCGTGACGACGTGACCTACGACTTCGCGGTGGTCACCAAGAGTGACGGCGCGCTCGTCGGTGCCATGGGCCTGGTCCGGCTGGCCCATCTGCGCTCCCCCGAGCACCAGGCCGAGCTGGGCTACTGGACGGCGCGCGAGCAGCGGCGGCGCGGCTACACGGGTGAGGCGGCGCGGGCCGTGATCGAGTGGGCGTTCACCCGGCTCGGGGTGGAGCGCCTGGAGTGGTGCAGCGAGGCCGGGAACGAGGGCTCGCGGGCGGTCGCCCTCGGGGTGGGCTTCCGGATGGAGGGGACGGACCGCGCCCGGATCGTCCACCAGGGGACCCGGCGGGACGCCTGGCGGGGCGCGCTGCTGCCCTCCGACTGGGGGCTGCCCTCGACGATGCCGTATCTGCCCGCGAAGGCGGCCGTGGCGGCCAACGCGCCCCAGGAGCCGGAGGCGTCCGGGCGGGCGGACCGGGCGGACCGGGCGTCCACGGCGCCGTCGGTCGCCTGA
- a CDS encoding LpqB family beta-propeller domain-containing protein: MGADRADCRRFRRRVRRPGGRGLSAPVLLACGALLLSGCASMPDSGDVRRVDSSPRSDVDSQVRVYGVSPGKGEQPAELVSGFLEATTSDEENFGTAKEYLTKSAVKRWQPFAATTVLDQAPDVRVETDPGDRDGNGKTVVLSGKRIALVDETHAYKPDEQPYEERIHLTLSGSEWRIDGPPRGLILGESDFQRIYRSVNKYYFADLGPDAEDSKAGDNVLVADPVYVRRRIDPVTATVKALLDGPTGWLEPVVSSSFPRGAALGRRDERLSLDDSNALKIRLNERAAQISAARCARMAAQTLFTVQDLGEGSSQVSGVRLERQNGSELCALSSDAARAYAPDGVEGHPRHQYFVDSEHRMVRLSDDEDRPQPVPGPFGADDAGLGSVAVSRDERDAAGVTADGSALHVTELTSDADRGKVRVRSRGGSVENGLTAPSWDGLGGLWVADRDPRQPRLLRLRGGTGPADEVRLPELDGGRITALRVSADGSRIAMLVKRSGHTTLRLGRIERRGTADAPKLSVGALRAVAPKLEDVDAFSWAGDSRLVVAGRESDGVQQLQYVESDGSPANVPEVPGPNGVQSIGASEDQTRPLIAETRENGIVRLLPNTDWKTVDQDGSAPVYPG, from the coding sequence GCCGTGTGCGCCGCCCGGGCGGCCGGGGCCTGAGCGCGCCCGTGCTGCTGGCCTGTGGCGCCCTGCTGCTGTCCGGCTGTGCCTCGATGCCCGACAGCGGCGATGTGCGGCGGGTGGACTCCTCACCGCGCTCCGACGTCGACTCGCAGGTGCGGGTGTACGGGGTGAGCCCGGGCAAGGGCGAGCAGCCCGCCGAGCTGGTCTCCGGCTTCCTGGAGGCCACGACGAGCGACGAGGAGAACTTCGGCACGGCGAAGGAGTACCTGACCAAGAGCGCGGTCAAGCGGTGGCAGCCCTTCGCGGCCACCACCGTGCTGGACCAGGCGCCTGACGTGCGGGTGGAGACGGACCCGGGCGACCGGGACGGTAACGGTAAGACGGTCGTGCTGTCGGGCAAGCGGATCGCCCTCGTGGACGAGACCCACGCCTACAAGCCCGATGAGCAGCCGTACGAGGAGCGCATCCATCTCACCCTGAGCGGGTCCGAGTGGCGGATCGACGGGCCGCCGCGGGGGCTGATCCTCGGCGAGTCCGACTTCCAGCGGATCTACCGCTCGGTCAACAAGTACTACTTCGCCGATCTCGGCCCGGACGCGGAGGATTCGAAGGCCGGGGACAACGTGCTGGTGGCCGATCCGGTCTATGTGCGGCGCCGTATCGACCCGGTGACCGCGACCGTCAAGGCGCTGCTGGACGGCCCCACGGGGTGGCTGGAGCCGGTGGTCAGCAGCTCCTTCCCGCGCGGTGCGGCGCTCGGCCGCCGGGACGAGCGGCTGTCGCTGGACGACTCGAACGCGCTGAAGATCCGGCTGAACGAACGGGCCGCGCAGATCAGCGCGGCGCGCTGTGCCCGGATGGCGGCGCAGACGCTGTTCACGGTCCAGGATCTGGGCGAGGGATCGTCCCAGGTCAGCGGGGTTCGGCTGGAGCGGCAGAACGGTTCGGAGCTATGTGCCCTCTCCAGTGACGCGGCGCGGGCCTACGCCCCGGACGGGGTCGAGGGCCATCCGCGGCACCAGTACTTCGTGGACTCCGAGCACCGGATGGTCCGGCTGTCCGACGACGAGGACCGGCCACAGCCCGTTCCGGGGCCGTTCGGCGCCGATGACGCGGGACTGGGCTCGGTGGCGGTCTCCCGCGACGAGCGGGACGCGGCGGGGGTCACCGCCGACGGCTCGGCGCTGCATGTGACCGAGCTCACGTCGGACGCCGATCGCGGCAAGGTGCGGGTGCGCAGCCGGGGCGGCAGCGTGGAGAACGGTCTGACGGCGCCGAGCTGGGACGGGCTGGGTGGTCTGTGGGTGGCCGACCGGGATCCGCGGCAGCCGAGGCTGCTGCGGCTGCGGGGCGGCACCGGACCGGCGGACGAGGTGCGGCTGCCCGAGCTGGACGGTGGCCGGATCACGGCGCTGCGGGTGTCCGCGGACGGCTCCAGGATCGCGATGCTGGTCAAGCGGTCCGGCCACACCACGCTGCGGCTCGGCCGGATCGAGCGGCGGGGCACCGCGGACGCCCCGAAGCTGTCGGTGGGGGCGCTGCGGGCGGTCGCGCCGAAGCTGGAGGACGTGGACGCCTTCTCCTGGGCCGGGGACAGCCGGCTGGTGGTCGCGGGCCGGGAGTCGGACGGGGTGCAGCAGCTCCAGTACGTGGAGTCCGACGGCTCCCCGGCGAACGTCCCGGAGGTGCCGGGGCCGAACGGTGTGCAGTCGATCGGCGCCTCGGAGGACCAGACCCGCCCGCTGATCGCCGAGACCAGGGAGAACGGCATCGTCCGGCTGCTGCCGAACACCGACTGGAAGACCGTGGACCAGGACGGCTCGGCTCCGGTCTACCCCGGCTAG
- a CDS encoding winged helix-turn-helix domain-containing protein yields the protein MTNAATGSAVDRTPEATLSADDARRIALRAQGLLGAPDRRGGVRGVLRHLGAVQLDTISVLARSHELIPYARLGAVGRKAVESAYWTGTHAFEYWSHAACVLPIEEWPHFAFRRRAYRLRPHWHHELPDGVYETVVKQLRAEGPLTATELGGAKNGGPWWDWSAAKIAVERALMFGEVVCVERRGWKRVYDLAERAVPDALLHDDLDDLECLRRLVRLAGQSLGVATRADIADYHRLKGEQVQAVIADSGLVPVAVEGWDKPAWADPEALATPPRGRHRTTLLSPFDSLIWDRSRTERIFGFSHRLEAYVPRPKRIYGYFAMPLLSGGRLLGRVDPAREGTTLVARQVSLESPKAVAPMAQALREAAEWVGCDAVRVERVDRPELAAPLAAAVSAAVA from the coding sequence ATGACGAACGCCGCCACCGGGTCCGCCGTGGACCGCACGCCCGAGGCCACCCTCTCCGCCGACGATGCGCGCCGGATAGCGCTGCGCGCCCAGGGACTGCTGGGCGCGCCCGACCGGCGTGGCGGGGTGCGGGGCGTGCTGCGCCACCTGGGCGCGGTGCAGCTCGACACGATCTCGGTGCTGGCCCGCTCCCATGAGCTGATTCCGTACGCACGGCTGGGCGCGGTCGGCCGTAAGGCGGTCGAGTCGGCGTACTGGACCGGCACCCACGCCTTCGAGTACTGGTCGCATGCCGCGTGCGTGCTGCCGATCGAGGAGTGGCCGCACTTCGCCTTCCGGCGCCGCGCCTACCGCCTCCGGCCGCACTGGCACCACGAGCTGCCGGACGGGGTGTACGAGACGGTGGTGAAGCAGCTGCGCGCGGAGGGCCCGCTGACCGCGACGGAGCTGGGCGGGGCCAAGAACGGCGGGCCGTGGTGGGACTGGTCGGCCGCGAAGATCGCGGTCGAGCGGGCGCTGATGTTCGGCGAGGTGGTGTGCGTCGAGCGGCGCGGCTGGAAGCGGGTGTACGACCTGGCGGAGCGCGCCGTGCCGGACGCCCTGCTCCATGACGACCTGGACGACCTGGAGTGTCTGCGCCGGCTGGTCCGGCTGGCCGGGCAGTCCCTGGGCGTGGCCACGCGGGCGGACATCGCCGACTACCACCGGCTCAAGGGCGAGCAGGTGCAGGCGGTGATCGCGGACTCGGGGCTGGTGCCGGTGGCGGTCGAGGGCTGGGACAAACCGGCCTGGGCGGACCCCGAGGCACTGGCCACCCCGCCGCGCGGCAGGCACCGCACCACCCTGCTGTCGCCCTTCGACTCGCTGATATGGGACCGGTCGCGCACCGAGCGGATCTTCGGCTTCAGCCATCGGCTGGAGGCGTATGTGCCCAGGCCCAAGCGGATCTACGGCTACTTCGCCATGCCGCTGCTGTCCGGCGGGCGGCTGCTGGGCCGGGTCGATCCGGCCCGGGAGGGGACGACCCTGGTCGCCCGGCAGGTCTCCCTGGAGTCGCCGAAGGCCGTGGCCCCTATGGCGCAGGCGCTGCGGGAGGCGGCCGAATGGGTGGGCTGTGACGCCGTACGCGTCGAGCGCGTGGACCGCCCGGAGCTGGCCGCACCGCTCGCGGCGGCGGTCTCGGCGGCGGTCGCCTGA